A genome region from Arachis duranensis cultivar V14167 chromosome 6, aradu.V14167.gnm2.J7QH, whole genome shotgun sequence includes the following:
- the LOC107494519 gene encoding uncharacterized protein LOC107494519, with amino-acid sequence MEARVTEEQVEKEAPEEVQAKKKHAPDRHPNNPFPFDVEQYKVLEKMPLYVKFMKELLSKKRTLKGDEIMDLTKECSAIIQSNLSRKMPDTGSFQIPCTIRSITFEKALCDLGASINLMSLFVMEKLQIKEEQPTRIALQMADKSLKYAHGIVENLLVKVGKFFLPSDFIILDMGEDDNTSIILGRPFLANGRL; translated from the exons ATGGAAGCACGGGTTACTGAGGAGcaggttgaaaaagaagctccggAGGAAGTACAAGCCAAGAAGAAACACGCCCCTGATAGGCACCCTAACAACCCTTTTCCATTTGATGTTGAGCAATACAAG gttttggagaaaATGCCTCTCTATGTTAAATTCATGAAGGAGTTGCTATCCAAGAAGAGAactttaaagggagatgagataATGGACCTAaccaaggaatgtagtgccataATTCAGAGTAATTTGTCAAGGAAGATGCCAGATacagggagctttcaaattccatgcaccattagGAGcataacctttgagaaagccttGTGTGATCTAGGAGCAAGTATCAATTTAATGTCCTTGTTTGTGATGGAGAAGTTACAAATCAAAGAGGAGCAACCAACAAGGATAGCATTACAAATGGCGGACAAATCTCTAAAATATGCACATGGAATAGTGGAGAATCTATTGGTCAAAGTAGGAAAGTTCTTCCTTCCATCCGACTTTATCATTCTTGATATGGGAGAGGATGACAATACTTCcataattctaggaagaccatttctagcaaaTGGGAGGCTCTAA